Proteins encoded in a region of the Haloglomus salinum genome:
- a CDS encoding NRAMP family divalent metal transporter, with translation MNTARIRNGLREMGPGWVAGAIAAGPATIGSLVAAAAGFGYDLLWVVLLSAPAGFLALLLAAHLGTRTERGIVATVEDHLGEGWAWLLVADAVIVSMVAQLLIMKTLADISSTLLGLDARVWGVVWALVLVVGLAGGGYRVAEVGAKVIVSAVVLVFLATLVVVPPDLGAAATGLVPASPPGSADAIAGVLGGAVHITLITMHTYTMHARGWGSEDYDLAVFDAGASMLAAFGVYSIAIFLVLAGAIGGQNVAPTAAAAAGALEPVAGGAAVTLFLVGILGAAVSTLGGNTVVPPFLVADKLGWGTTVEDTRYRALIAVTALVSAAGAFVGGNFIPLLLQALVIGTVGTPFALAIVLYLLHSDAVPTRPSRSVTGAGVLLFAFVSYVAADSVYGTARGLLAAEGGVGTALLTSPAATLSVVFAAVLAVATVGLGAKFLLQRGDVPAAEPAD, from the coding sequence ATGAACACGGCACGGATTCGTAACGGACTGCGCGAGATGGGTCCTGGCTGGGTGGCGGGCGCTATCGCGGCCGGGCCGGCGACCATCGGGTCGCTGGTGGCGGCTGCCGCCGGCTTCGGCTACGACCTGCTCTGGGTCGTCCTGTTGTCGGCACCGGCCGGCTTCCTCGCGCTCCTGCTCGCCGCGCACCTCGGGACGCGGACGGAACGGGGTATCGTGGCCACCGTCGAGGACCACCTCGGTGAGGGCTGGGCGTGGCTGCTCGTCGCCGACGCAGTCATCGTCTCGATGGTGGCCCAGTTACTCATCATGAAGACCCTGGCGGACATCTCCAGCACCTTGCTGGGCCTGGATGCCCGGGTCTGGGGCGTCGTCTGGGCGCTCGTCCTCGTGGTGGGGCTCGCGGGCGGCGGCTACCGCGTCGCCGAGGTCGGCGCGAAGGTCATCGTCTCGGCGGTCGTACTCGTCTTCCTCGCCACGCTCGTCGTCGTGCCACCGGACCTCGGCGCGGCCGCGACCGGACTCGTGCCCGCTTCGCCGCCCGGGTCGGCCGACGCCATCGCCGGGGTACTGGGTGGCGCCGTCCACATCACGCTCATCACGATGCACACGTACACGATGCACGCCCGTGGCTGGGGGAGCGAGGACTACGACCTGGCCGTGTTCGACGCGGGAGCCTCGATGCTCGCCGCCTTCGGTGTCTACAGCATCGCCATCTTCCTCGTCCTCGCGGGTGCCATCGGGGGACAGAACGTCGCCCCGACCGCCGCCGCCGCGGCGGGCGCGCTGGAACCCGTGGCCGGTGGTGCTGCGGTCACGCTGTTCCTCGTCGGCATCCTCGGCGCGGCCGTCTCGACGCTCGGCGGGAACACGGTCGTCCCGCCGTTCCTCGTCGCCGACAAGCTCGGCTGGGGGACCACCGTCGAGGACACCCGCTACCGTGCGCTCATCGCGGTGACCGCGCTGGTCTCCGCGGCCGGCGCCTTCGTCGGCGGGAACTTCATCCCGCTCCTGCTGCAGGCACTCGTCATCGGCACCGTCGGCACGCCGTTCGCGCTCGCCATCGTCCTCTACCTGCTTCATAGCGACGCTGTCCCGACCCGGCCCTCGCGGTCGGTGACGGGCGCGGGTGTCCTGCTGTTCGCGTTCGTCTCCTACGTCGCGGCCGACTCCGTCTACGGGACTGCCCGGGGACTCCTGGCCGCGGAGGGCGGCGTCGGGACGGCACTGCTCACCTCGCCGGCCGCCACGCTCTCGGTCGTGTTCGCGGCCGTCCTGGCCGTCGCGACCGTCGGCCTCGGTGCGAAGTTCCTCCTCCAGCGGGGTGACGTGCCGGCCGCCGAGCCGGCCGACTGA
- a CDS encoding Zn-ribbon domain-containing OB-fold protein — protein MSDGEQHRAADGGTPPMAAARYEDGSITYPPHPVGPDGSEPIEEVDLSAYTAEVVTWTTSHATPPGVREPNTLAIVEFDVDGTPVRALGQCTTDDVDIGDTVEPVYVEELRDPDAGIREPESQRWDGYRFEPVE, from the coding sequence ATGAGCGACGGCGAGCAACACCGCGCGGCCGACGGCGGCACCCCCCCGATGGCGGCTGCGCGCTACGAGGACGGGAGCATCACCTACCCACCGCACCCCGTCGGCCCGGACGGGAGCGAGCCCATCGAGGAGGTCGACCTCTCGGCGTACACGGCCGAGGTCGTCACCTGGACGACCAGCCACGCCACGCCGCCGGGCGTCCGGGAGCCGAACACGCTCGCCATCGTCGAGTTCGACGTGGACGGCACGCCGGTCCGTGCACTGGGCCAGTGCACGACCGACGATGTCGACATCGGCGACACTGTCGAGCCGGTGTACGTCGAGGAGCTCCGTGACCCGGACGCGGGTATCCGGGAGCCGGAGAGCCAGCGCTGGGACGGCTACCGGTTCGAGCCCGTCGAGTAA
- a CDS encoding succinic semialdehyde dehydrogenase, producing MTVSEQAGEFDIESAEEDERIAGLGKYVTLADGVTETFDVSEPFTGDTAGTLPACQEADMREAFERAREAQEEWAARPVEEREEIILDAHDMTLDRDGEFLDVVQVETGKSRKHAHEEVMDVAMNARYYGHRAEGLLSRKRKKSGIPGAQKTWEYHQPVGVVGMITPWNYPLSLTISDAIPALLAGNAVVIKPAPDTPYSALKSKELLEDAGLPSDLYQIVPGYGPELGDPLIEECDFLAFTGSSETGSMLAAKAAEQLTKSSMELGGKNPAVVCEDADIEKAAEGLVRGCFTNAGQLCISIERLYVHESIREEFVEEFVRQTEAMELGTGYDYSYDLGCLISEDHLEKVEEHVEDARAKGANVLTGGTARPDVGPTFYEPTILTDVPEESLPCCDETFGPVVGIYEFSDEAEAIERANDSEYGLNGSVWTEDYDRGVELASQIECGTVNVNEGYAAAFAATDAPMGGMKNSGIGRRHASEGLLKYTESQNVTLQQAGTMSAPPGVPYGLYAKGVNYALRLIEKVPGLR from the coding sequence ATGACCGTCAGCGAACAAGCGGGCGAGTTCGACATCGAGTCCGCCGAAGAGGACGAGCGCATCGCGGGGCTGGGGAAGTACGTCACGCTGGCCGACGGCGTCACGGAGACGTTCGACGTGAGCGAGCCGTTCACCGGCGACACCGCCGGGACGCTCCCGGCCTGCCAGGAGGCCGACATGCGCGAGGCGTTCGAGCGTGCTCGCGAGGCCCAGGAGGAGTGGGCGGCCCGGCCCGTCGAGGAGCGCGAGGAGATCATCCTCGACGCCCACGACATGACCCTCGACCGCGACGGCGAGTTCCTCGACGTCGTGCAGGTCGAGACGGGCAAGTCCCGGAAGCACGCCCACGAGGAGGTCATGGACGTGGCGATGAACGCGCGCTACTACGGCCACCGCGCGGAGGGCCTGCTCTCTCGCAAGCGCAAGAAGTCCGGCATTCCGGGCGCACAGAAGACCTGGGAGTACCACCAGCCCGTCGGCGTCGTCGGGATGATAACGCCGTGGAACTATCCCCTGAGCCTCACCATCTCCGACGCCATCCCCGCGCTGCTCGCGGGCAACGCAGTCGTCATCAAGCCCGCGCCCGACACGCCGTACAGCGCGCTGAAGTCGAAGGAGCTACTGGAGGACGCCGGGCTCCCGAGCGACCTCTACCAGATCGTCCCCGGCTACGGGCCGGAGCTGGGCGACCCGCTCATCGAGGAGTGCGACTTCCTGGCCTTCACCGGCTCCTCCGAGACCGGGAGCATGCTCGCGGCGAAGGCCGCCGAGCAGCTCACGAAGTCCTCGATGGAACTCGGCGGCAAGAACCCCGCCGTCGTCTGCGAGGACGCCGACATCGAGAAGGCCGCCGAGGGGCTGGTCCGGGGCTGCTTCACGAACGCCGGCCAGCTGTGTATCTCCATCGAGCGCCTCTACGTCCACGAGTCCATCAGAGAGGAGTTCGTCGAGGAGTTCGTCCGTCAGACCGAGGCGATGGAACTGGGCACGGGCTACGACTACTCCTACGACCTGGGCTGTCTCATCAGCGAGGACCACCTCGAGAAGGTCGAGGAGCACGTCGAGGACGCCCGCGCGAAGGGCGCCAACGTGCTGACCGGCGGCACGGCGCGCCCGGATGTCGGCCCGACCTTCTACGAGCCGACCATCCTGACCGACGTGCCCGAGGAGAGCCTCCCGTGCTGTGACGAGACGTTCGGCCCGGTCGTCGGCATCTACGAGTTCTCCGACGAGGCCGAAGCCATCGAGCGAGCCAACGATTCGGAGTACGGCCTGAACGGCTCGGTCTGGACCGAGGATTACGACCGCGGCGTCGAACTCGCCTCGCAGATCGAGTGCGGCACCGTCAACGTCAACGAGGGGTACGCCGCGGCCTTCGCCGCCACCGACGCCCCGATGGGTGGCATGAAGAACTCCGGCATCGGCCGGCGCCACGCGTCCGAGGGCCTGCTCAAGTACACGGAGTCACAGAACGTGACGCTCCAGCAGGCCGGCACGATGTCCGCGCCACCGGGTGTTCCGTACGGCCTCTACGCGAAGGGCGTCAACTACGCGCTCCGCCTCATCGAGAAGGTCCCCGGCCTCCGGTAG
- a CDS encoding helix-turn-helix domain-containing protein, which translates to MSKPVSSPLASSNAVHARVVVRPVRDCPVTRLAGEFGIRELVAPGAPGRAPQVVVESAPEERLVELGAHPIVRAGDGTVCRLPSLVESEDGAVSACGHGHCLGHGFGFLPIDAYHTHWEGDALRCSFAALDTREVERVIESFGAADYVVELEQLIRAGDDAPEGVSAASETTILDIDELTDRQREVARAAVERGYFDPDGPSAADVADDLGIAKATLSEHLRAVQRELVQQAFDIPD; encoded by the coding sequence ATGTCGAAGCCGGTGTCGTCACCGCTCGCGAGTTCGAACGCGGTCCACGCCCGGGTGGTGGTCCGGCCCGTCCGTGACTGTCCGGTCACGCGGCTGGCCGGGGAGTTCGGCATCCGCGAGCTGGTCGCACCCGGTGCGCCGGGCCGGGCGCCCCAGGTGGTCGTGGAATCCGCCCCGGAGGAGCGGCTGGTCGAACTCGGCGCCCACCCTATCGTTCGCGCCGGCGACGGCACGGTCTGCCGACTCCCCTCGCTCGTCGAGAGCGAGGACGGGGCTGTGAGTGCCTGCGGGCACGGACACTGCCTGGGTCACGGCTTCGGCTTCCTCCCGATCGATGCGTATCACACGCACTGGGAGGGTGACGCGCTCCGCTGCTCGTTCGCGGCCCTGGACACGCGCGAGGTCGAACGCGTCATCGAGTCGTTCGGCGCGGCCGACTACGTGGTCGAGCTGGAACAGCTCATCCGCGCCGGCGACGACGCCCCGGAGGGTGTCTCGGCGGCCTCCGAGACGACCATCCTCGACATCGACGAGCTGACCGACCGCCAGCGCGAGGTCGCACGCGCGGCTGTCGAACGCGGGTACTTCGACCCGGACGGCCCCTCGGCGGCCGATGTCGCCGACGACCTCGGCATCGCGAAGGCCACGCTCTCCGAACACCTCCGCGCGGTCCAGCGCGAACTCGTGCAGCAGGCGTTCGATATCCCCGACTGA
- a CDS encoding thiolase C-terminal domain-containing protein — MRDVAIVGTSMTKFGVREGEWVMDLLAEAGGACIADAGITPDDIDHLYVSNMASGEFEGQTGVPNALAHDLGAIPAYTQRVDQTSSSGAAGMYAAWQSVASGASDLTLLVGGEKMTHRSTGEATDVIASLTHPVEYKHGVTLPSFAGLTARHYLDRFDAPREALGHVAVKNHANGALNPNAQFQKEISLETALESPMVADPLRLYDFCPVTDGSAALALVPAEHAESYADEFARVAGIAGATDTHVVHERADPTHMGAVAQSGAAAFEQSGHGREDIDVAELHDMFTILEVMQLEALGFEEQGEGWRAAMEGRSARDGDLPINTSGGLKSKGHPLGASGVAQAVEVYEQLVGGAGDRQVEADVGLACNVGGFGNCVITTIMEAAA, encoded by the coding sequence ATGCGCGACGTAGCAATCGTCGGGACGTCGATGACGAAGTTCGGCGTCCGCGAGGGTGAGTGGGTGATGGACCTGCTCGCCGAGGCCGGCGGGGCCTGTATCGCGGACGCGGGTATCACGCCCGACGACATCGACCATCTGTACGTATCGAACATGGCCAGCGGGGAGTTCGAGGGACAGACCGGCGTTCCGAACGCGCTGGCGCACGACCTGGGGGCCATCCCGGCCTACACCCAGCGCGTCGACCAGACCTCCTCCTCGGGGGCGGCCGGGATGTACGCCGCCTGGCAGTCCGTCGCCTCGGGGGCGAGCGACCTGACGCTGCTCGTCGGCGGCGAGAAGATGACCCATCGGAGCACGGGCGAGGCGACCGACGTCATCGCCTCGCTGACCCACCCCGTCGAGTACAAGCACGGCGTCACGCTCCCCTCGTTCGCGGGACTGACGGCGCGACACTACCTCGACCGGTTCGACGCGCCCCGCGAGGCACTCGGGCACGTCGCCGTCAAGAACCACGCGAACGGGGCCCTGAATCCGAACGCGCAGTTCCAGAAGGAGATATCCCTCGAGACGGCACTCGAGTCGCCGATGGTGGCCGACCCGCTCCGACTGTACGACTTCTGCCCGGTCACGGACGGGTCGGCGGCACTCGCGCTCGTCCCGGCCGAGCACGCCGAGTCCTACGCCGACGAGTTCGCCCGTGTCGCGGGCATCGCGGGCGCGACCGACACACACGTCGTCCACGAGCGCGCGGACCCCACTCACATGGGTGCGGTCGCCCAGTCCGGCGCGGCCGCGTTCGAGCAGTCCGGGCACGGGCGCGAGGACATCGACGTGGCGGAACTGCACGACATGTTCACCATCCTCGAGGTGATGCAGCTGGAGGCGCTGGGCTTCGAGGAGCAGGGCGAGGGCTGGCGGGCCGCGATGGAGGGCCGCTCCGCCCGCGACGGCGACCTGCCGATCAACACGTCGGGCGGACTGAAGTCGAAGGGCCACCCGCTGGGCGCCAGCGGCGTCGCCCAGGCCGTCGAGGTGTACGAGCAACTCGTCGGTGGCGCCGGTGACCGCCAGGTCGAGGCCGACGTGGGACTGGCCTGCAACGTGGGCGGCTTCGGGAACTGTGTCATCACCACCATCATGGAGGCGGCCGCATGA
- a CDS encoding gluconate 2-dehydrogenase subunit 3 family protein, with protein MTDDDRDGDAGLTRRDAMAALTAAGVATTLGGTLSWAVLNEADDTATEGFDERDRETLLALAAHLYPSAVSGISEFVERYTVGRVRDRPEYAAGMREALAALDEYAVQWTDERFVDLDADRRGALLNSMGVTRATPEPDGLDPERIRFYLVNELLFAFYSSPTGGKLVGIENPQGHPGGTRSYRQPPHG; from the coding sequence CGGCACTGACGGCAGCCGGCGTGGCCACGACGCTGGGTGGCACGCTCTCGTGGGCCGTGCTGAACGAGGCCGACGACACGGCGACCGAGGGGTTCGACGAGCGCGACCGCGAGACCCTCCTCGCGCTGGCGGCCCACCTTTACCCCTCGGCGGTCTCCGGCATCTCCGAGTTCGTCGAGCGCTACACCGTCGGCCGGGTCCGCGACCGTCCCGAGTACGCCGCCGGGATGCGCGAGGCACTCGCTGCACTCGACGAGTACGCCGTCCAGTGGACGGACGAGCGGTTCGTCGACCTCGATGCCGACCGTCGTGGAGCCCTCCTGAACAGCATGGGCGTCACGCGTGCGACACCCGAACCGGACGGGCTGGACCCCGAGCGAATCCGGTTCTACCTCGTCAACGAACTCCTGTTCGCGTTCTACTCGTCACCGACCGGCGGGAAGCTGGTCGGAATCGAGAACCCGCAGGGCCACCCAGGCGGCACGAGGAGCTACCGGCAGCCGCCCCACGGGTGA
- a CDS encoding YbaK/EbsC family protein encodes MHERAREFAETACDRYDFDPAVREFEAGTKTAKAAADAIGCRVAQIASSIVVTDGEAVAVVVTSGANRLDTDRVADVLGWADADLADPETVREATGWAIGGVPPFCHASDLPTLLDETLLEFDEVWAAAGTPAAVFPVDPERLAELAAAEPAAVAES; translated from the coding sequence ATGCATGAACGCGCACGTGAGTTCGCCGAGACGGCGTGCGACCGGTACGACTTCGACCCCGCCGTCCGCGAGTTCGAGGCCGGAACGAAGACCGCGAAGGCCGCGGCCGATGCCATCGGCTGCCGGGTCGCACAGATCGCCTCCAGTATCGTCGTCACGGACGGGGAGGCGGTGGCCGTGGTCGTCACGAGCGGCGCGAACCGGCTCGACACCGACCGGGTCGCGGACGTGCTGGGCTGGGCGGACGCCGACCTCGCCGACCCCGAAACCGTCCGCGAGGCGACCGGCTGGGCCATCGGCGGGGTGCCGCCGTTCTGTCACGCCTCGGACCTGCCGACGCTGCTCGACGAGACGCTGCTCGAGTTCGACGAGGTGTGGGCCGCGGCAGGGACGCCGGCGGCCGTCTTCCCGGTCGACCCGGAGCGACTCGCGGAGCTGGCGGCGGCCGAGCCGGCGGCGGTCGCCGAGTCCTGA
- a CDS encoding transcription initiation factor IIB, translating into MAGPTRQRERSVESEEEDETQRGCPECESTDLVHDGEELVCDDCGLVIEEDQIDRGPEWRAFNHSERQSKSRVGAPTTQTMHDKGLTTQIDWKNKDAYGRSISSERRSQMNRLRKWQERIRTKDAGERNLQFALSEIDRMASALGVPRSVREVASVIYRRALDEDLIRGRSIEGVATAALYAACRQEGIPRSLDEVAEVARVEQKEIGRTYRYVAQELSLGLEPVDPVQYVPRFCSELGLSEEVEQKTREIIEVTAEKGMLSGKSPTGYAAAAIYAASLLCNEKKTQREVAEVAQVTEVTIRNRYQEQIEALGIH; encoded by the coding sequence ATGGCAGGGCCGACTCGCCAGCGAGAGCGGAGTGTCGAATCCGAGGAGGAAGACGAAACACAGCGGGGCTGTCCTGAATGCGAGTCGACGGATCTTGTTCACGACGGGGAGGAGCTCGTCTGTGACGACTGTGGCCTGGTCATCGAGGAGGACCAGATCGACCGCGGGCCGGAGTGGCGTGCGTTCAACCACTCCGAGCGACAGTCCAAGTCCCGGGTCGGGGCGCCGACGACCCAGACGATGCACGACAAGGGGCTGACGACCCAGATCGACTGGAAGAACAAGGACGCCTACGGTCGCTCCATCTCCTCGGAGCGCCGCTCCCAGATGAACCGACTCCGGAAATGGCAGGAGCGGATCCGGACGAAGGACGCCGGCGAGCGCAACCTCCAGTTCGCGCTCTCGGAGATCGACCGGATGGCCTCCGCGCTCGGTGTTCCGCGCTCGGTCCGGGAGGTCGCCTCCGTCATCTACCGCCGCGCGCTCGACGAGGACCTCATCCGTGGTCGCTCCATCGAGGGTGTCGCCACGGCCGCGCTGTACGCGGCGTGCCGACAGGAGGGTATCCCGCGCTCCCTCGACGAGGTCGCCGAGGTCGCACGGGTGGAGCAGAAGGAGATCGGCCGGACCTATCGCTACGTCGCTCAGGAACTCTCGCTCGGGCTGGAACCGGTCGACCCCGTGCAGTACGTCCCGCGCTTCTGCTCCGAACTCGGCCTCAGCGAGGAGGTCGAGCAGAAGACCCGCGAGATAATCGAGGTCACGGCCGAGAAGGGGATGCTCTCGGGCAAGTCCCCGACCGGCTACGCCGCAGCCGCCATCTACGCCGCCTCGCTGCTCTGCAACGAGAAGAAGACCCAGCGCGAGGTCGCCGAGGTCGCGCAGGTGACCGAAGTGACGATTCGGAACCGATATCAGGAGCAGATCGAGGCGCTGGGCATCCACTGA
- a CDS encoding alpha/beta fold hydrolase, producing MHRDDRVTTEPGDSPVTSVPRDYAPADAGHWFELSEGRDAGKKLFFWDVTLTAQGLVPTEATAETVADLPVVLFVHGNPECSYAYRNVVRALRDRAAAGKFSLPVRLVAVDHIGFGLSSTATHEVVPMDHAENLDQLVGALDLWDVTLVVHDWGGPIGIGALLREPDRVTGLVACNTTVFPMPFVGPTFDDYPIGWLPWADFPRVTPDRFWPAVASYAVFRRPAGEYRVLLELLFYLARVEGFGWFPEHERDARRVYYEQFEDEWNTRASKRLVRQTRYWGHGNTFEDPRIGTRNTAPFYRAIHDGIGREWGPSGREVDVELVFGGWDPLAKDAVLDQWAEALPQAEGHMTVLDGVSHFVEEERPERVARAVVDAGGFAAAHTT from the coding sequence ATGCACCGGGACGACCGCGTGACGACGGAGCCGGGCGACTCCCCGGTCACGTCCGTCCCGCGCGACTACGCCCCGGCCGACGCCGGCCACTGGTTCGAACTCTCCGAGGGCCGGGACGCGGGCAAGAAACTGTTCTTCTGGGACGTGACGCTCACCGCACAGGGGCTCGTCCCCACCGAGGCCACGGCGGAGACGGTCGCTGACCTCCCGGTCGTGCTGTTCGTCCACGGCAACCCGGAGTGCTCGTACGCCTACCGGAACGTCGTGCGCGCGTTGCGCGACCGCGCCGCCGCGGGGAAGTTCTCCCTGCCCGTCCGGCTGGTCGCGGTCGACCACATCGGCTTCGGGCTCTCCTCCACGGCCACCCACGAGGTGGTTCCGATGGACCACGCCGAGAACCTCGACCAGCTGGTCGGGGCGCTCGACCTGTGGGACGTGACCCTCGTCGTCCACGACTGGGGCGGCCCCATCGGCATCGGCGCGCTCCTGCGCGAGCCGGACCGGGTGACGGGGCTCGTCGCCTGCAACACGACGGTGTTCCCGATGCCGTTCGTCGGGCCGACCTTCGACGACTACCCCATCGGCTGGCTCCCGTGGGCTGATTTCCCCCGCGTCACGCCGGACCGGTTCTGGCCCGCTGTCGCCTCGTACGCCGTCTTCCGTCGGCCCGCCGGGGAGTACCGCGTCCTGCTGGAACTGCTCTTCTACCTCGCGCGGGTCGAGGGGTTCGGCTGGTTCCCCGAGCACGAGCGCGACGCCCGCCGGGTCTACTACGAGCAGTTCGAGGACGAGTGGAACACGCGCGCCTCGAAGCGCCTCGTCCGGCAGACACGCTACTGGGGGCACGGCAACACCTTCGAGGACCCACGCATCGGGACCCGGAACACCGCACCGTTCTACCGCGCCATCCACGACGGCATCGGTCGTGAGTGGGGTCCTTCGGGCCGTGAGGTGGACGTCGAACTCGTGTTCGGCGGCTGGGACCCGCTCGCGAAGGACGCCGTCCTCGACCAGTGGGCCGAGGCGCTCCCGCAGGCCGAGGGCCACATGACGGTGCTAGACGGCGTCTCGCACTTCGTCGAGGAGGAACGCCCCGAGCGGGTCGCGAGGGCCGTCGTCGATGCGGGCGGGTTCGCCGCCGCTCACACGACGTGA
- the dpsA gene encoding DNA starvation/stationary phase protection protein DpsA, whose product MSTQKNVRQQAGTVEGSEALRIDSDKAEQIVDAFNTDLAASYVAYHQIRKHHWNVEGAEFLELHEYLGEVAEDLEAAADAFAERAQALGGVPISGAAKLEESAPVEPEGEDVYDIRTSLANDMEMFGDMIETMRDHIGMMEDMGDYTSAEILRRYLEDLEEHAHHFEHYLEDDTLVLDEATH is encoded by the coding sequence ATGAGCACCCAGAAGAACGTTCGTCAGCAGGCAGGTACCGTCGAGGGCAGCGAGGCACTGCGTATCGATTCGGACAAGGCAGAGCAGATTGTGGACGCGTTCAACACCGACCTCGCGGCGTCGTACGTGGCCTACCACCAGATTCGGAAGCACCACTGGAACGTCGAGGGCGCCGAGTTCCTCGAACTCCACGAGTACCTCGGCGAGGTGGCCGAGGACCTGGAAGCGGCTGCCGACGCCTTCGCCGAGCGTGCCCAGGCACTGGGCGGCGTCCCCATCTCCGGCGCCGCGAAGCTCGAGGAGTCCGCCCCTGTCGAGCCGGAGGGCGAGGACGTCTACGACATCCGCACCTCGCTCGCGAACGACATGGAGATGTTCGGCGACATGATCGAGACGATGCGCGACCACATCGGCATGATGGAGGACATGGGCGACTACACCTCCGCCGAGATCCTCCGCCGGTACCTCGAGGACCTCGAGGAGCACGCCCACCACTTCGAACACTACCTCGAGGACGACACCCTCGTGCTCGACGAGGCCACCCACTGA
- a CDS encoding DUF7547 family protein produces MSDWDAGGESIPVQVPPPSGGGDGDDRRASRRSDGNDDLAALVTELEETLRELRTEVDGNGRRGPPGRGRSRSRTGESALPRPPSPRDLLRFTETYTIPTVVAFLEAAIRGLELLAGAIRLLDGRDPRSPDRRDRDGGAILADVSTAAGERAAASGREALARVDDALAELQRTYEGEPEDPTARRLLADARELRGEIDERLAARDPTDGTSRDERDRGPTVDVDAELESLKQRAGRDDERGDPDDGPVADDDSSADDDSSADDDR; encoded by the coding sequence ATGAGCGACTGGGACGCTGGCGGCGAGTCGATTCCCGTGCAGGTGCCACCGCCGAGCGGTGGGGGCGATGGAGACGACCGACGGGCTTCCCGTCGGTCCGACGGGAACGACGACCTCGCCGCACTGGTGACCGAACTGGAGGAGACGCTCCGCGAACTCCGAACGGAGGTCGATGGCAACGGTCGGCGCGGGCCGCCCGGACGCGGGCGTTCGCGGAGTCGCACCGGGGAATCGGCCCTCCCGCGACCACCCTCGCCCCGTGACCTGCTGCGCTTCACGGAGACCTACACCATCCCGACGGTCGTAGCGTTCCTCGAAGCCGCTATCCGTGGGCTGGAACTGCTGGCCGGCGCCATCCGGCTGCTGGATGGCCGCGACCCACGGTCGCCGGACCGTCGCGACCGCGACGGCGGGGCCATACTCGCGGACGTGTCGACGGCTGCGGGCGAACGGGCAGCGGCCAGCGGGCGCGAGGCGCTCGCACGTGTCGACGATGCCCTCGCGGAACTCCAGCGGACCTACGAGGGAGAACCGGAGGACCCGACTGCCCGGCGACTGCTGGCCGATGCCCGGGAGCTACGCGGTGAAATCGACGAGCGGCTCGCCGCGAGAGACCCCACCGACGGGACCAGCCGTGACGAGCGCGACCGGGGGCCGACGGTCGACGTCGACGCGGAACTCGAATCGCTCAAGCAACGGGCCGGTCGCGACGACGAGAGGGGGGACCCGGACGACGGTCCCGTCGCGGACGACGATTCCTCGGCGGACGACGATTCCTCGGCGGACGACGACCGCTGA
- a CDS encoding PT domain-containing protein, translating into MRRRALLRAAALAGAAGIAGCTSDEPTDDSGDGGAGGDASPTDSPTNSPTDSPTDSPTDSPTDSATDSPTGTPNGNEMVSQSFEVTAQGCGEGKNTVDVRFDGSEVTLDGVIDGANGCYTAEQESVEYDAENDRLHVNVRAHERRGAEMCTQCIVDIEYEAGYVFEGEAPREVTVAHDGRDIASAAHGSASAGGPE; encoded by the coding sequence ATGCGACGCAGAGCCCTCCTCCGCGCCGCGGCACTCGCCGGGGCAGCGGGTATCGCAGGCTGTACCAGCGACGAACCGACCGACGACTCCGGCGACGGCGGTGCCGGCGGCGACGCCTCGCCAACCGATTCACCGACGAACTCCCCGACAGACTCCCCGACAGACTCCCCGACCGATTCGCCCACGGACTCGGCGACTGACTCGCCAACCGGGACCCCGAATGGGAACGAGATGGTGAGCCAGTCCTTCGAGGTCACCGCGCAAGGGTGTGGCGAGGGGAAGAACACGGTGGATGTCCGGTTCGACGGGTCGGAGGTCACCCTCGACGGCGTCATCGACGGGGCGAACGGCTGCTACACCGCCGAGCAGGAGTCGGTCGAGTACGACGCCGAGAACGACCGGCTCCACGTGAACGTCCGCGCGCACGAGCGTCGGGGCGCGGAGATGTGCACCCAGTGCATCGTCGACATTGAGTACGAGGCAGGCTACGTGTTCGAGGGCGAGGCCCCCCGTGAGGTGACCGTCGCCCACGATGGCCGCGACATCGCGAGCGCGGCACACGGGAGCGCGAGCGCGGGCGGGCCGGAGTAG
- a CDS encoding DUF7331 family protein translates to MEATRSRDSESPEAPRVTAHGASPERTVFTEEGNPDAWIATDTLVELDD, encoded by the coding sequence ATGGAAGCCACCCGCAGCCGGGATTCCGAGAGCCCGGAGGCACCCAGGGTCACTGCCCACGGGGCCTCCCCAGAGCGTACCGTGTTCACCGAGGAGGGGAACCCTGACGCGTGGATCGCGACGGACACGCTCGTGGAACTGGACGACTGA